In Arthrobacter citreus, a genomic segment contains:
- the arc gene encoding proteasome ATPase — MAEAENTVDSGAEDPREYFRGPSIPSAEAQQLSVLRDKLRNVDRQLSALTHNNARLVAMLETAKAEIIRLKDALEKEGATPFSFATVISVNHRVPPSSGRTTTAAVQDSLDIIQSGRKLRVSVSPLLDMNQIVAGQEVLLNESLVAVASLGFERSGELFTVKELLGRDRCLVIGRADDERVVRLNGPLETERVRVGDALTVDTRIGYALEKIPRSEVENLVLEEVPDISYSDIGGLGPQIEQIRDAVELPFLHPDLYREHGLKAPKGILLYGPPGCGKTLIAKAVAHSLAARVMEQTGSLGTRSYFLNIKGPELLDKYVGETERHIRLIFARAREKASGGSPVVVFFDEMDSLFRTRGTGISSDVETTIVPQLLSEIDGVEKLENVIVIGASNREDMIDPAILRPGRLDVKIKILRPDAEGAAEIFAKYLTPDLPLHREDLAEYGYDPEMTVREMVRRTVEKMYAEDKSNEYLEVTYANGDTEMLYFKDFNSGAVIQNVVDRAKKYAIKDLLTLHQRGLRIEHLMRAVVDEFREHEDMPNTTNPDDWARISGKKGERITYIRTIIQGKAGQEPGRTIETTANPGQYL, encoded by the coding sequence ACAATGCCCGCCTGGTGGCGATGCTGGAGACGGCTAAGGCGGAGATCATCCGCCTGAAGGATGCCCTCGAAAAGGAGGGCGCCACGCCCTTCAGCTTCGCCACCGTCATTTCGGTAAACCACCGGGTGCCGCCCAGCAGCGGCCGCACCACTACAGCCGCGGTCCAGGACAGCCTGGACATCATCCAGTCCGGCCGGAAGCTCCGCGTGTCGGTTTCTCCGCTGCTGGACATGAACCAGATCGTGGCGGGCCAGGAAGTGCTCCTGAACGAATCCCTGGTGGCGGTGGCGTCACTGGGATTCGAACGCAGCGGCGAGCTGTTCACCGTGAAGGAACTCCTGGGCCGGGACCGGTGCCTGGTGATTGGCCGGGCCGACGACGAGCGGGTGGTCCGGCTTAACGGTCCGCTGGAAACCGAACGGGTTCGTGTCGGTGACGCGCTCACGGTGGACACCCGGATCGGGTACGCGCTGGAGAAGATTCCGCGCAGCGAAGTGGAGAATCTTGTCCTGGAGGAAGTGCCGGACATTTCCTACTCCGACATTGGTGGACTTGGGCCGCAGATTGAGCAGATCCGGGACGCCGTGGAACTGCCGTTCCTGCATCCTGACCTGTACCGCGAACACGGGTTGAAGGCCCCCAAGGGGATCCTGCTGTACGGCCCTCCCGGCTGCGGAAAGACCCTCATCGCCAAGGCCGTGGCCCACTCCCTGGCGGCACGCGTCATGGAGCAGACCGGCTCCCTGGGCACCCGCAGCTACTTCCTGAACATCAAGGGGCCCGAGCTGCTGGACAAGTACGTGGGGGAGACTGAACGCCACATCCGGCTCATCTTTGCCCGTGCCCGGGAGAAGGCATCGGGCGGCAGCCCGGTGGTGGTGTTCTTCGATGAGATGGACTCCCTGTTCCGCACCCGGGGCACCGGCATATCCTCCGACGTCGAAACCACCATCGTGCCCCAGCTGCTGTCGGAGATCGACGGCGTGGAGAAGCTGGAGAACGTGATCGTCATCGGCGCTTCCAACCGCGAGGACATGATTGACCCTGCCATCCTGCGGCCGGGCCGCCTGGACGTGAAGATCAAGATCCTGCGGCCTGACGCCGAGGGCGCCGCGGAGATCTTCGCCAAGTACCTCACCCCCGACCTGCCGCTGCACCGCGAGGACCTTGCGGAGTACGGCTACGACCCGGAGATGACGGTGCGGGAAATGGTCCGGCGGACGGTGGAGAAAATGTATGCCGAAGACAAGTCCAACGAGTACCTGGAGGTCACGTACGCCAACGGTGACACGGAGATGCTGTACTTCAAGGACTTCAACTCCGGCGCTGTCATCCAGAACGTCGTGGACCGGGCCAAAAAGTACGCCATCAAGGACCTGCTGACCCTGCACCAGCGCGGCCTGCGGATTGAGCACCTGATGCGGGCCGTGGTGGATGAGTTCCGCGAGCACGAGGACATGCCCAACACCACCAACCCGGATGACTGGGCACGCATTTCGGGCAAGAAGGGCGAGCGCATCACCTACATCCGCACCATCATCCAGGGCAAGGCCGGGCAGGAACCCGGGCGCACCATCGAAACAACCGCCAACCCCGGGCAGTATCTATGA
- the prcB gene encoding proteasome subunit beta: MTHRDPAAVINSADSPSFSDHLARHHPDLLPSARRLGAAPAGSASAAAPQATTIVSLTYAGGVLMAGDRRATMGNMIASRHIKKVFPADTYSVVGIAGTAGLALDMIRLFQVELEHYDKIEGTPMSLDGKSNRLAAMVRSNLPLALQGLAVVPLFAGYDTERHIGRLFSYDVTGGRYEEYEHHSVGSGSVFARGALKKLWRPGLDEEQAVAVAVESLYDAADDDSATGGPDLVRQLWPVVYVVNSAGNREIPERELQMMARELVDRRSIAGRES, from the coding sequence ATGACCCACCGGGACCCTGCAGCAGTTATCAATTCGGCGGACTCACCGTCCTTCAGCGACCACCTGGCCCGGCACCATCCCGATCTGCTGCCCTCCGCCCGCCGGCTGGGCGCGGCCCCGGCCGGATCGGCGTCAGCGGCGGCACCGCAGGCCACCACCATCGTGTCGCTGACCTATGCGGGCGGCGTGCTGATGGCCGGAGACCGGCGTGCCACCATGGGCAACATGATTGCCAGCCGGCACATCAAGAAGGTCTTCCCTGCGGACACCTACTCGGTGGTTGGCATTGCGGGCACCGCCGGGCTTGCGCTGGACATGATCCGGCTCTTCCAGGTGGAGCTGGAGCACTACGACAAGATTGAGGGCACCCCCATGAGCCTGGACGGAAAGTCCAACCGGCTCGCGGCCATGGTGCGCTCGAACCTGCCGCTGGCCCTCCAGGGCCTTGCGGTGGTGCCGCTGTTTGCCGGCTATGACACCGAACGCCACATAGGCAGGCTGTTTTCCTACGACGTCACCGGCGGCCGTTACGAGGAATACGAACACCACAGCGTGGGATCGGGCTCGGTGTTTGCCCGCGGAGCGCTGAAGAAGCTGTGGCGTCCCGGCCTTGACGAGGAACAGGCGGTCGCCGTCGCCGTCGAGTCGCTGTACGACGCGGCCGACGACGACTCCGCCACCGGAGGCCCGGACCTGGTCCGGCAGCTGTGGCCGGTTGTCTACGTGGTCAACAGCGCCGGAAACCGGGAAATACCGGAACGGGAACTGCAGATGATGGCCCGGGAACTTGTTGACCGCCGCTCCATCGCCGGGCGGGAGAGCTGA
- the dop gene encoding depupylase/deamidase Dop gives MSVRRVMGTETEYGVLAPALPAANATVLSSQIINAYAASRRSGVGNFSGTRWDYTDEAPLNDARGFAVPRTAADPTQLTDAPPVLDAEQIAMEGGGPAALYGEQSTDNPVLMNMVLSNGARLYVDHAHPEYSSPEVTTPRDAVLWDKAGDAVVLAAMRHIASAPGFSPVNLYKNNTDSKGASYGSHENYLVPRSVPFANLVQGLVPFFASRQVIVGSGRVGIGTSNQRQGYQLSQRADFFEAEVGLETTIRRPIVNTRDEPHAVAEKYRRLHVIIGDANLSEVSALLKVGTTSIVLSMIEAGTGPGVELRDPVGALQLISHDPTLEQLVELKDGRMVTGLDLQEIYLEAAARHCRSRGADPETEDILSRWTSLVGTLKRDPMEAAAQVDWVAKLRLLQAYRNRDGLAWSDARLHLVDLQYSDMRPEKGLYYRLAARGQMERILTDEEIARAVHEPPDDTRAYFRGKCVSRFPHEVVGASWDSIIFELPSHRRLQRIPTREPLRGTRALTEELFAASSDAEDFVARLLTGPEHSVAP, from the coding sequence ATGAGCGTGCGCCGTGTGATGGGGACGGAAACCGAGTACGGAGTGCTGGCTCCCGCCCTGCCCGCCGCCAACGCCACGGTCCTGTCCAGCCAGATCATCAACGCCTATGCCGCATCCCGGCGCAGCGGCGTCGGAAACTTCTCCGGAACGCGCTGGGACTACACGGATGAGGCACCGCTGAACGACGCACGCGGATTCGCGGTGCCGCGCACCGCCGCTGATCCGACCCAGCTGACGGATGCCCCTCCGGTGCTGGACGCGGAGCAGATTGCCATGGAGGGAGGAGGCCCGGCGGCCCTCTACGGTGAACAATCCACGGACAACCCGGTGCTCATGAACATGGTGCTGTCCAACGGTGCGCGGCTGTACGTGGACCATGCCCACCCGGAGTACTCCTCACCTGAGGTAACCACCCCGCGCGATGCCGTGCTGTGGGACAAGGCCGGAGACGCCGTCGTGCTCGCCGCCATGCGCCATATCGCCTCGGCGCCCGGTTTTTCGCCGGTGAACCTGTACAAAAACAACACGGACAGCAAGGGCGCCTCCTACGGCTCCCACGAGAACTACCTCGTGCCCCGCAGCGTTCCGTTCGCAAACCTGGTCCAGGGACTGGTTCCCTTTTTTGCCAGCCGGCAGGTCATCGTCGGCTCAGGGCGGGTGGGCATCGGGACCAGCAACCAGCGGCAGGGCTACCAGCTCAGCCAGCGCGCCGATTTTTTCGAAGCCGAGGTGGGACTCGAAACCACCATCCGCCGGCCCATCGTCAACACCCGGGACGAGCCGCACGCGGTGGCCGAAAAGTACCGGCGGCTGCACGTGATTATCGGCGATGCCAACCTCAGCGAGGTGTCCGCGCTGCTGAAGGTGGGCACCACCTCCATTGTGCTGTCCATGATCGAGGCCGGCACCGGCCCCGGCGTCGAGCTGAGGGACCCGGTGGGGGCACTGCAGCTCATCAGCCACGATCCAACCCTGGAGCAGCTCGTGGAGCTCAAGGACGGCCGGATGGTCACCGGGCTGGACCTGCAGGAAATATATCTGGAAGCCGCAGCCCGGCACTGCCGCAGCCGCGGGGCCGACCCCGAAACCGAGGACATCCTCAGCCGGTGGACCTCCCTGGTGGGCACCCTCAAGCGGGACCCGATGGAAGCCGCCGCGCAGGTGGACTGGGTGGCCAAACTGCGGCTGCTGCAGGCCTACCGCAACCGTGACGGGCTGGCGTGGTCCGATGCCCGGCTGCACCTGGTCGACCTGCAGTACTCCGACATGCGGCCGGAGAAGGGACTGTACTACCGGCTGGCCGCGCGGGGGCAGATGGAGCGGATCCTTACCGATGAGGAGATCGCCCGCGCTGTCCACGAGCCTCCGGACGACACCCGCGCCTACTTCCGCGGCAAGTGCGTCAGCCGCTTTCCGCATGAAGTGGTGGGAGCGAGCTGGGATTCCATCATCTTCGAGCTGCCCTCGCACCGCCGGCTGCAGCGCATTCCAACCCGCGAACCGCTGCGCGGAACCCGGGCGCTGACCGAGGAACTGTTTGCGGCTTCATCCGATGCGGAGGATTTTGTCGCCAGACTCCTGACCGGTCCCGAACATAGCGTGGCACCATAG
- a CDS encoding ubiquitin-like protein Pup, whose amino-acid sequence MATQDQKNTAPRTEEEQLEDTAPPAGAEAGASAQTEGVDDLLDEIDGVLENNAEEFVRGFIQKGGQ is encoded by the coding sequence ATGGCAACCCAGGACCAGAAAAACACCGCACCCCGCACCGAGGAAGAGCAGCTGGAGGACACGGCCCCTCCGGCCGGCGCTGAAGCGGGGGCATCGGCCCAGACCGAGGGCGTGGATGACCTGCTGGACGAGATTGACGGCGTGCTGGAAAACAACGCCGAGGAATTTGTCCGGGGCTTCATCCAGAAGGGCGGACAGTAG